The following are encoded in a window of Hemiscyllium ocellatum isolate sHemOce1 chromosome 35, sHemOce1.pat.X.cur, whole genome shotgun sequence genomic DNA:
- the LOC132832654 gene encoding probable G-protein coupled receptor 139, translated as MAVADLLVVMFDVIFYEINDIYFSYSFLNYTPIWSLNIALLCTAIDCSVWVTVAFTFDRFIAICCQTLRKKYCNERTASIIIATTYALSFVENIPIYFENEHLEMIDNATWFCNVKSSLFNVPLWVAYCFVDFTLTPFVPFVLIALLNAFTIKHVVQSNRVRKKLQRSEREDHNDPEMDNRRKSIMLLLAISGCFILLWTVTFVHSVCTQFVGIPFFSRNYNDPFAIMEHTGYMLQCLSSCTNTFIYAVAQVKFRRELMAIIEYPFVLTKSMISQNG; from the coding sequence atggcagtggcagatctacTTGTGGTAATGTTTGACGTAATATTTTATGAGATTAATGACATTTACTTCTCATATTCATTTTTGAACTACACGCCAATTTGGAGCCTTAACATTGCCCTGCTTTGCACAGCAATAGATTGTTCTGTTTGGGTTACAGttgctttcacttttgatcgattcATCGCCATTTGCTGCCAAACGTTGCGAAAAAAATATTGCAATGAAAGAACTGCATCAATAATTATAGCAACTACCTATGCATTGAGCTTTGTAGAAAACATtccaatttattttgaaaatgaacACTTGGAAATGATCGACAATGCAACTTGGTTCTGCAATGTAAAATCGAGTCTCTTTAATGTACCTCTCTGGGTAGCATACTGTTTCGTTGACTTTACCCTAACACCATTTGTACCATTTGTACTGATTGCGTTGCTCAATGCTTTCACGATTAAGCATGTTGTGCAGAGTAATAGAGTAAGGAAAAAGCTTCAGAGAAGTGAACGAGAAGATCACAATGATCCTGAGATGGATAACCGGAGGAAATCGATCATGTTACTGCTGGCCATCTCTGgctgttttatattgttgtggacaGTAACTTTTGTACATTCTGTGTGCACACAATTCGTAGGCATTCCATTTTTCTCCAGAAATTACAACGATCCATTCGCCATCATGGAGCACACTGGATATATGCTTCAGTGTTTGAGTTCGTGCACAAACACGTTTATCTACGCGGTGGCTCAGGTCAAATTCAGAAGGGAATTGATGGCCATCATTGAATATCCATTCGTTCTGACAAAGTCCATGATTTCGCAAAATGGATAA